Proteins encoded within one genomic window of Nonomuraea gerenzanensis:
- a CDS encoding WXG100 family type VII secretion target, translating into MAGGTHHLSFPQVENSATRLNKEKEDIESRLTQLKAMIDQLVSSDFVTERASGKFQQDYDQWNNGAKQVMQGLEGMSQFLKTAIAKHRELDASLSGGAGA; encoded by the coding sequence ATGGCAGGTGGGACCCATCACCTCAGCTTCCCGCAGGTGGAGAACAGCGCCACCCGGCTGAACAAGGAGAAGGAGGACATCGAGAGCCGGCTGACCCAGCTCAAGGCGATGATCGACCAGCTCGTGAGCAGCGACTTCGTCACCGAGCGGGCCTCCGGCAAGTTCCAGCAGGACTACGACCAGTGGAACAACGGCGCCAAGCAGGTCATGCAGGGCCTGGAGGGCATGAGCCAGTTCCTCAAGACGGCCATCGCCAAGCACCGCGAGCTGGACGCCTCGCTCAGCGGCGGCGCGGGAGCGTGA
- a CDS encoding serine/threonine-protein kinase, with protein MEFQGWSDGLALRPRDYLGKGQTLAAAVRAAGPLRDEALHLFALGSATTMARLHLGGIAGLRLSPGNVMIGPRGQVVFAPGPRDSVFPAHDVADWAGVVVFAATGREPDQGADLDRLLPALRAVIEECRRSDAASRPSAVDLVRILLGQGAHGATVHELLLEAERRTRPEEPAPYAEHVVPTPFWRKPAYLTGVAIGIALVAGAAGAVLMISDRGSAAERSASDVVGAVGRRTATFRQVFAETSSGRAVAEGRLSFDPGAPATSYEMKVACGNDPQRTSVSLVGSRGVAGGVVFDADHPPVESCVQRTAGTVRELSSPRTLKGLIDAAGSGVTSAPAAGNGRTYTGSAPAHRVRGEEGRTTYAGLPAEGPVRFTLQVDGRGLPVRLLLRLESRGGVSQTVETVYRDWRPFEAIKGETSNG; from the coding sequence ATGGAATTTCAGGGATGGAGCGACGGCCTGGCCCTGCGGCCGCGCGATTACCTGGGAAAGGGCCAGACGCTGGCCGCCGCCGTCAGGGCGGCGGGCCCCCTCAGGGACGAGGCGCTTCACCTGTTCGCGCTCGGCAGCGCCACCACCATGGCCAGGCTGCACCTGGGCGGGATCGCGGGGCTGCGGCTCAGCCCCGGCAACGTCATGATCGGGCCGCGCGGCCAGGTGGTGTTCGCGCCGGGGCCGCGCGACAGCGTGTTCCCCGCCCACGACGTCGCGGACTGGGCCGGCGTGGTCGTGTTCGCCGCGACGGGCCGCGAGCCCGACCAGGGGGCCGACCTCGACAGGCTGCTCCCCGCGCTGCGCGCGGTGATCGAGGAGTGCCGCCGCTCCGACGCCGCCTCCCGCCCCTCGGCCGTCGATCTGGTACGCATCCTGCTCGGCCAGGGGGCACACGGCGCCACGGTGCACGAGCTGCTACTGGAGGCGGAGCGGCGCACCAGGCCCGAGGAGCCGGCGCCGTACGCGGAGCACGTCGTGCCCACGCCGTTCTGGCGCAAGCCGGCGTACCTGACCGGCGTCGCCATCGGCATCGCACTCGTCGCGGGGGCGGCGGGCGCGGTGCTCATGATCTCCGACCGGGGGAGCGCGGCGGAGCGGAGCGCGAGCGACGTGGTCGGCGCGGTCGGCCGGCGCACGGCCACGTTCCGCCAGGTGTTCGCGGAGACGTCCTCCGGCCGGGCGGTGGCCGAGGGCAGGCTGAGCTTCGACCCCGGCGCGCCGGCCACCTCGTACGAGATGAAAGTCGCCTGCGGGAACGATCCACAGCGCACCTCCGTGTCGCTCGTCGGGAGCAGAGGGGTGGCCGGCGGCGTGGTGTTCGACGCCGATCACCCGCCGGTGGAGTCGTGCGTGCAGCGGACGGCGGGCACCGTCAGGGAGCTCAGCTCGCCGCGCACGCTCAAGGGCCTGATCGACGCGGCCGGATCGGGTGTGACCAGCGCGCCCGCCGCCGGGAACGGCCGCACCTACACGGGCTCCGCCCCGGCGCACCGGGTCAGGGGCGAGGAGGGCCGCACCACCTACGCGGGCCTGCCGGCCGAGGGGCCGGTGCGGTTCACGCTGCAGGTGGACGGCCGGGGCCTGCCCGTACGGCTGCTGCTGCGCCTGGAGAGCCGGGGCGGCGTGTCCCAGACCGTCGAGACCGTCTATCGGGACTGGCGCCCGTTCGAAGCCATCAAGGGGGAGACGAGCAATGGCTGA
- a CDS encoding LamG-like jellyroll fold domain-containing protein produces the protein MRGLVRALVGLIMMAGTPVIAPAAARAADDGLVAAYAMEGEVRDLSGNGHDGTVRDPRWVPGLFGNALAFDREPGLDRTVVVPDAPGLRTPSAMTLTAWVRIGPEGESCTFVSRVRHGQEPSFRLGADSWQVRAGGVVHGESLGMLPDEWIHLALVYDGTTIRVHGYGLEIMSVPASGDLGDGPLVIGGGDAPCPDGAVDEVRLYRRALTVEELERDVVTAVAPDPKAPRGLAADVSSRAVRLSWEAPVDSGGITGYEIHRFDPHTLAVPSDQTRVATVNALTYPEGCVEAGAYHYRVVALDSSGTRHPSDVIPAVADKPECPPTAPVLQVEPFNGWARVHVGTAADERGVTGIQLHRSTTPDFTPTAQTLVASPAERSTHLDHVDAAGTYYYRSVAVDTASQLSEPSPSVTAAISAPPDLQQALSGWYGLDEGSGTAVHDSSGKHHDGVLRNGTWVEGKHGRALRFHYDGVVKAPSFQARGAVTISAWVKRATDGTDYGFLHHYAHGSDSALRLSAGGWFGLPSAHVDGNDANRPAGREPIPVGVWTHLAGTFDGTYCRLYVNGEPAGWTHFERDFHGPSELRIGSSMEHLGGMVVDEVRTYDQALTPQQIRSIMNAPPAA, from the coding sequence ATGCGTGGCTTAGTCCGTGCCCTCGTGGGCCTGATCATGATGGCCGGCACGCCGGTGATCGCGCCGGCCGCGGCTCGTGCGGCGGATGACGGCCTGGTGGCCGCCTACGCGATGGAAGGCGAGGTCCGCGACCTGTCCGGCAACGGCCACGACGGGACCGTTCGTGACCCGCGGTGGGTCCCGGGCCTGTTCGGCAACGCGCTCGCCTTCGACCGGGAGCCCGGGCTGGACCGGACGGTCGTCGTTCCGGACGCGCCGGGGCTGCGCACCCCGTCGGCCATGACGCTGACGGCCTGGGTCAGGATCGGGCCGGAGGGCGAGTCGTGCACGTTCGTCTCCAGGGTGCGCCACGGACAGGAGCCGTCCTTCCGTCTGGGCGCCGACAGCTGGCAGGTGCGGGCCGGCGGCGTCGTCCACGGCGAGTCGCTCGGGATGCTCCCGGACGAGTGGATCCACCTCGCCCTGGTCTACGACGGGACGACGATCCGGGTCCACGGGTACGGGCTCGAGATCATGTCCGTACCGGCGAGCGGAGACCTCGGCGACGGGCCTCTCGTGATCGGCGGCGGGGATGCGCCCTGTCCTGACGGCGCGGTCGACGAAGTGCGGCTGTACCGGCGGGCGCTGACGGTCGAGGAGCTCGAACGGGACGTGGTCACGGCGGTCGCGCCCGACCCGAAGGCGCCCCGCGGCCTCGCGGCCGACGTCAGCTCGCGGGCGGTCCGGCTGTCGTGGGAGGCCCCCGTGGACAGCGGCGGCATCACCGGGTACGAGATCCACCGCTTCGATCCCCATACGCTCGCCGTACCGTCGGACCAGACCAGGGTCGCCACGGTGAACGCGCTCACCTACCCGGAGGGCTGCGTCGAAGCGGGCGCCTACCACTACCGCGTCGTGGCACTCGACTCGTCGGGCACGCGTCACCCCTCCGACGTGATCCCGGCCGTCGCCGACAAGCCCGAATGCCCGCCGACCGCGCCGGTGCTCCAGGTGGAGCCGTTCAACGGCTGGGCCAGGGTGCACGTGGGCACGGCCGCGGACGAGCGCGGCGTGACGGGGATCCAGCTGCACCGCTCCACCACGCCGGACTTCACGCCCACGGCGCAGACCCTCGTCGCCTCTCCCGCCGAGCGCTCCACCCACCTCGACCACGTCGACGCGGCCGGCACGTACTACTACCGATCGGTCGCCGTGGACACCGCGTCCCAGCTCAGCGAGCCCTCACCCTCCGTGACGGCCGCCATCTCCGCTCCTCCGGACCTGCAGCAGGCCCTGTCCGGCTGGTACGGCCTCGACGAGGGATCCGGCACGGCCGTACACGACTCCTCAGGCAAGCACCACGACGGCGTTCTGCGCAACGGCACCTGGGTCGAAGGAAAGCACGGCAGGGCGCTGCGCTTCCACTACGACGGCGTGGTGAAGGCGCCGTCGTTCCAGGCCAGGGGCGCGGTGACGATCTCCGCCTGGGTCAAGCGCGCGACCGATGGCACCGACTACGGCTTCCTCCACCATTACGCCCACGGCTCCGACAGCGCTCTCCGGCTGTCGGCCGGAGGCTGGTTCGGCCTGCCGAGCGCGCATGTGGACGGCAACGACGCCAACCGTCCGGCCGGTCGCGAGCCGATCCCGGTCGGCGTCTGGACCCATCTGGCCGGCACCTTCGACGGCACGTACTGCCGCCTGTACGTCAACGGGGAGCCCGCCGGGTGGACCCACTTCGAACGGGACTTCCACGGCCCCTCCGAACTGCGGATCGGCAGCTCGATGGAGCACCTCGGCGGGATGGTCGTCGACGAGGTGCGCACCTACGACCAAGCCCTGACGCCGCAGCAGATCAGGAGCATCATGAACGCCCCGCCTGCCGCTTGA
- a CDS encoding DUF6531 domain-containing protein translates to MPGGWDVLGLAGDPAPGDPGQVRGLADRLLKEARLAEDNTARLSTVSGNSSALRMRGDYAAPYSQALGELPGELAKLGKAYRGAGEALLTYAGSLEQARTQAGAALRQGQSAAAASQGALREVQAQLPGGGPILDVPEAESALANADAATREATYAAMQRARRAEEDRARARRIAEDAARLRGDAETKATREIERALEGSGIKDKSWLEQAWETISTPFRSWDDFVSFAGTVGAVAGLAVLVIGTGGLAGVILAGVAVAAGAVVLGDALNKYRQGKGSLGQVGLAALGVLPVGKGIAVLGRGAKAVLGLNGAAGAVRAGGGTVLGTGALAMRGGGNALGSPALRTAIQSGGARQGTAATGSWQRGRQFFSQDPVHFPTGTVLLPQTDVELPGVLPLRLERTHLSTYRTGRCFGRSWASTLDQRLEADADGLCLATEHGALLTFPYPEQDRPAYPDDGPRLALYETDGGYAVTDPLTGRTVHFAETTEAGVLPIAAVTDRNGNRVEVRYTDGLPSEIVHSGGYHLDIETSQGRVVEIRLRGAGQRLLSYAYDEAGDLTEVTNSSGLPLRFTYDEEGRLTRWQDRIGTWYAYTYDLRGRCVYGTGSAGVFNTELSYGDGVTRAHDSLGHPTTYHHNDLLQVTAETDPLGHTTRYRWDEHDRLLARTDALGRTTRYTYDEAGAPLSVTRPDGATRRCTRDALHLPVTVTDFDGSTTTLRHDERGNLLATEDTTCTYDERGHLTTITDALGHTHTVATDPAGLPVAITDPTGATTRYERDAFGRVTAVIDPLGATTRHTWTVEGRPATRTTPGGAVERWVHDAENNLVEHVDALGESTRVEIGPFDVPTARTTPDGARLEFTYDTESRLTKVTNPQGLTWHYSYDPAGNPVEEIDYDHRVLSYLHNPVGNLTERVNGAGESTSFVYDVLDRLIGRRAGDRLTTFDYDALGRLVHAANPDADLTIVRDAHGRVVRETCNGRTLTSAYDALGRRVLRRTPSGAETVWTYDARDLPLTLETAGQTLRFTHDQAGRETSMTFGADLALLHEWDDDGRLHSQTLTRGPAARMVQRRTYGYRRDGGLTEIDDLLSGRRRFDLDPAGRVTAVHATGWSETYHYNSAGQITDAAWPAPGDSQGPRAYTGTMLRQAGRTRYEYDRQGRTILRQRKGLSAKPRTWHYTWDADDRLTTVTTPDGTRWRYLYDPLGRRIAKERADGAHRTDFTWDGCTLAEQSTDDRTTSWDWAPGSFRPLTQTERSQDWVDERFYAIATDLLGTPAELVSAEGEVAWRTRRTLWGASPGAVTAGVECPLRFPGQYEDAESGLYYNFLRHYDPEAGVYVAADPIGLRGGWDPHAYVPNPQVWMDPLGLSACPRELPAGKPPNIIPDRMPRAEIPQAQEIVAFRGGEFVGAPTRNFPGIDGWLDGTPASLKGYAGTSPMGVLSHATKAETQARNAGYSGVELFVDAKNVPARQLVDFGVNGPLVQIPRQGTISSIYVNTADGWVVFPG, encoded by the coding sequence ATGCCGGGCGGATGGGACGTACTGGGACTGGCCGGCGACCCCGCGCCGGGGGACCCCGGGCAGGTCAGAGGACTAGCCGACCGGCTGCTCAAGGAAGCGCGGCTGGCCGAGGACAACACGGCCAGGCTGAGCACCGTGTCGGGCAACAGCTCGGCGCTGCGGATGCGCGGCGACTACGCGGCCCCCTACAGCCAGGCGCTGGGCGAGCTGCCCGGGGAGCTGGCCAAGCTGGGCAAGGCGTACCGGGGCGCCGGTGAGGCGCTGCTGACGTACGCGGGCAGCCTGGAGCAGGCCAGGACGCAGGCCGGTGCGGCGCTGCGCCAGGGCCAGAGCGCGGCGGCCGCATCGCAGGGGGCGCTGCGCGAGGTCCAGGCGCAGCTCCCCGGCGGCGGCCCGATCCTCGACGTGCCAGAGGCGGAGTCCGCGCTGGCCAACGCCGACGCGGCGACGCGGGAGGCCACGTACGCGGCGATGCAGCGGGCCCGCCGGGCCGAGGAGGACCGCGCGCGGGCGCGCCGGATCGCCGAGGACGCGGCCAGGCTGCGCGGGGACGCGGAGACCAAGGCCACCCGGGAGATCGAGCGGGCGCTCGAAGGCAGCGGCATCAAGGACAAGTCGTGGCTGGAGCAGGCGTGGGAGACGATCTCCACGCCGTTCAGGTCCTGGGACGACTTCGTGTCCTTCGCCGGCACCGTGGGCGCGGTGGCCGGGCTGGCGGTGCTGGTCATCGGCACCGGCGGGCTGGCCGGGGTGATCCTGGCCGGCGTGGCGGTGGCGGCCGGCGCGGTGGTGCTCGGCGACGCGCTGAACAAGTACCGGCAGGGCAAGGGCTCGCTGGGCCAGGTCGGCCTGGCCGCGCTGGGCGTGCTGCCGGTCGGCAAGGGGATCGCCGTGCTGGGCCGCGGCGCCAAGGCCGTCCTGGGCCTGAACGGCGCGGCGGGAGCCGTACGCGCCGGCGGCGGCACGGTGCTCGGCACCGGCGCCCTGGCCATGCGTGGCGGCGGGAACGCGCTGGGGTCCCCGGCGCTGCGTACGGCGATCCAGAGCGGCGGCGCCCGCCAGGGCACGGCCGCGACCGGCTCGTGGCAGCGTGGCCGCCAGTTCTTCAGCCAGGACCCGGTGCACTTCCCGACCGGCACCGTGCTGCTCCCGCAGACGGACGTCGAGCTGCCGGGCGTGCTGCCGCTGCGCCTGGAACGTACCCATCTGTCCACTTACCGCACCGGCCGGTGCTTCGGCCGCTCCTGGGCCTCGACGCTGGACCAGCGGCTGGAGGCCGACGCCGACGGGCTCTGCCTGGCCACGGAGCACGGTGCCCTGCTCACGTTCCCCTACCCGGAGCAGGACCGCCCGGCGTACCCGGACGACGGCCCCCGCCTGGCCCTGTACGAGACCGACGGCGGCTACGCCGTCACCGACCCCCTCACCGGCCGCACCGTGCACTTCGCAGAGACCACCGAGGCCGGCGTGCTGCCCATCGCGGCCGTCACCGACCGCAACGGCAACCGCGTCGAGGTGCGCTACACCGACGGCCTGCCGTCCGAGATCGTGCACTCCGGCGGCTACCACCTGGACATCGAGACGTCCCAGGGCCGCGTCGTGGAGATCCGCCTGCGCGGCGCCGGCCAGCGGCTGCTCTCCTACGCCTACGACGAGGCCGGCGACCTGACCGAGGTGACGAACTCCTCCGGCCTGCCGCTGCGCTTCACCTACGACGAGGAGGGCCGGCTGACCCGCTGGCAGGACCGCATCGGCACCTGGTACGCCTACACCTACGACCTGCGGGGGCGCTGCGTGTACGGCACGGGGTCGGCGGGCGTGTTCAACACCGAGCTGTCCTACGGCGACGGCGTCACCCGGGCTCACGACTCGCTCGGCCACCCCACCACGTACCACCACAACGACCTGCTCCAGGTCACCGCCGAGACCGACCCGCTCGGCCACACCACCCGCTACCGCTGGGACGAGCACGACCGGCTGCTCGCCCGTACGGACGCGCTGGGCCGCACCACCCGCTACACCTACGACGAGGCGGGCGCCCCGCTGTCGGTCACCCGCCCGGACGGCGCCACCCGCCGCTGCACGCGCGACGCCCTGCACCTGCCCGTCACCGTCACCGACTTCGACGGCAGCACCACCACCCTGCGCCACGACGAGCGCGGCAACCTCCTGGCCACCGAGGACACCACCTGCACCTACGACGAGCGCGGCCACCTGACCACGATCACCGACGCGCTCGGCCACACCCACACCGTCGCCACGGACCCGGCGGGCCTGCCCGTGGCTATCACCGACCCCACCGGCGCCACCACCCGCTACGAGCGCGACGCCTTCGGCCGCGTCACCGCCGTCATCGACCCGCTGGGCGCCACCACCCGCCACACCTGGACGGTCGAGGGCCGGCCCGCCACCCGCACCACCCCCGGTGGCGCGGTCGAGCGCTGGGTGCACGACGCCGAGAACAACCTGGTCGAGCACGTGGACGCGCTGGGCGAGTCCACCCGCGTCGAGATCGGCCCCTTCGACGTGCCCACGGCCCGCACCACCCCGGACGGCGCCCGCCTGGAGTTCACCTACGACACCGAGTCGCGCCTCACCAAGGTGACCAACCCGCAGGGCCTGACCTGGCACTACTCCTACGACCCGGCGGGCAACCCGGTCGAGGAGATCGACTACGACCACCGCGTCCTGAGCTACCTGCACAACCCCGTGGGCAACCTCACCGAGCGCGTCAACGGCGCGGGTGAGTCCACCAGCTTCGTCTACGACGTCCTCGACCGGCTCATCGGCCGGCGCGCGGGCGACCGGCTGACCACGTTCGACTACGACGCGCTGGGCCGCCTCGTGCACGCCGCGAACCCGGACGCCGACCTCACCATCGTCCGCGACGCACACGGCCGCGTCGTCCGCGAGACCTGCAACGGCCGCACGCTCACCTCCGCCTACGACGCCCTCGGCCGCAGGGTGCTGCGCCGCACGCCGTCCGGGGCGGAGACCGTCTGGACGTACGACGCCCGCGACCTCCCCCTCACCCTCGAAACCGCCGGCCAGACCCTCCGCTTCACCCACGACCAGGCGGGCCGCGAGACCTCCATGACCTTCGGCGCCGACCTCGCCCTCCTGCACGAGTGGGACGACGACGGCCGCCTCCACTCCCAGACCCTCACCAGGGGCCCGGCCGCCCGGATGGTCCAGCGCCGCACGTACGGCTACCGCAGGGACGGCGGCCTCACCGAGATCGACGACCTCCTGTCCGGCCGCCGCCGCTTCGACCTCGACCCGGCCGGCCGCGTCACCGCCGTCCACGCCACCGGCTGGTCGGAGACCTACCACTACAACAGCGCCGGCCAGATCACCGACGCCGCCTGGCCCGCTCCGGGCGACTCCCAGGGCCCGCGCGCCTACACCGGCACCATGCTCCGCCAGGCCGGCCGCACCCGCTACGAGTACGACCGCCAGGGCCGCACGATCCTGCGCCAGCGCAAGGGCCTGTCCGCCAAACCCCGCACCTGGCACTACACCTGGGACGCCGACGACCGCCTCACCACCGTCACCACCCCCGACGGCACCCGCTGGCGCTACCTCTACGACCCCCTGGGCCGCCGCATCGCCAAGGAACGCGCCGACGGCGCCCACCGCACCGACTTCACCTGGGACGGCTGCACCCTGGCCGAACAGTCCACCGACGACCGCACCACCTCCTGGGACTGGGCACCCGGCTCCTTCCGCCCCCTGACCCAGACCGAACGGTCGCAGGACTGGGTGGACGAGCGCTTCTACGCCATCGCCACGGACCTGCTGGGGACGCCGGCGGAGCTGGTGTCGGCGGAGGGCGAGGTCGCCTGGCGCACCCGCCGCACGTTGTGGGGGGCTTCGCCGGGGGCGGTCACGGCCGGGGTGGAGTGCCCGTTGCGGTTCCCTGGTCAGTACGAGGATGCCGAGTCGGGGCTGTACTACAACTTCCTGCGGCATTACGACCCGGAGGCCGGGGTTTATGTGGCTGCGGATCCGATCGGGTTGCGGGGTGGGTGGGATCCGCATGCGTACGTGCCGAATCCACAGGTGTGGATGGATCCGCTGGGGCTGTCGGCCTGTCCACGGGAGCTGCCGGCGGGCAAGCCGCCCAACATCATCCCGGACCGGATGCCGCGAGCGGAGATCCCGCAGGCCCAGGAGATCGTCGCCTTCCGCGGCGGAGAGTTCGTGGGGGCGCCGACCCGCAACTTCCCCGGCATCGACGGCTGGCTCGACGGGACGCCGGCCAGCCTCAAGGGTTACGCGGGCACGTCACCGATGGGCGTGCTCTCGCACGCGACCAAGGCCGAGACCCAGGCGCGCAACGCGGGATACTCGGGTGTGGAGCTGTTCGTCGACGCCAAGAACGTGCCGGCCCGCCAGCTGGTGGACTTCGGCGTCAACGGGCCGCTGGTGCAGATACCGCGCCAAGGAACCATCAGCAGCATCTACGTCAACACAGCCGACGGCTGGGTCGTCTTCCCGGGGTGA